In Anas acuta chromosome 21, bAnaAcu1.1, whole genome shotgun sequence, one genomic interval encodes:
- the ZBTB8A gene encoding zinc finger and BTB domain-containing protein 8A isoform X1 translates to MEISSHQFHLLQQLNEQRRQDLFCDCNILVEGKVFKAHRNVLFASSGYFKMLLSQSSKETTQPTTATFQAFSPDTFTVILDFVYSGKLSLTGQNVIEVMSAASYLQMTDVISVCKTFIKSSLDISEKEKDRYFSLSDKEVNSNGVDRSCLYSAGWRAESSPPHSHLNPDQGTCMMGGNAWSNFNYYPASQRNAQQQLSKHDQRQDSIKKSRHLGLQQPSDIPHYKSSKLEDRAAEPAGHITQSEEQVQIETEVESPHVGYQYGQGSDVISRSLAVSQQEHESPRSSSKSKSSKADEPYASMPSILGVMGGWTEDDLPRMRFKCPFCTHVVKRKADLKRHLRCHTGERPYPCEACGKRFSRLDHLSSHFRTIHQACKPICRKCKRHVTELTGQVVQEGTRRYRLCNECLAEAGIDSIRIDLEAEAPLEFPADGDKDSRWHYGEDNRSDVEIVEDGSSDLVIQQVDDSEDEADEKDVKPSIR, encoded by the exons ATGGAGATTTCTTCTCACCAGTTTCACCTCTTGCAGCAACTAAATGAGCAGCGCAGGCAGGACTTGTTCTGTGACTGCAATATCCTGGTGGAGGGAAAGGTCTTTAAAGCACACCGAAATGTGCTGTTTGCCAGCAGCGGGTATTTCAAAATGCTCCTTTCACAGAGTTCGAAGGAAACTACTCAGCCAACGACAGCCACCTTCCAGGCCTTTTCTCCTGACACATTTACGGTTATCCTAGATTTTGTGTATTCAGGCAAACTGTCCCTCACCGGTCAGAATGTCATCGAAGTCATGTCAGCAGCAAGCTATCTTCAGATGACCGATGTTATCAGCGTGTGTAAAACGTTCATTAAGTCTTCACTAGACATCAGTGAGAAGGAGAAGGATCGCTACTTCAGCCTGTCAGACAAAGAGGTAAATTCAAATGGCGTGGACCGATCCTGCTTGTACAGCGCTGGCTGGCGAGCAGAAAGCAGCCCCCCGCATTCCCACTTAAATCCAGATCAAGGGACTTGCATGATGGGTGGAAACGCTTGGAGCAATTTCAACTACTATCCTGCTTCTCAAAGAAATGCGCAGCAACAGCTGTCCAAACATGACCAAAGGCAGGATTCCATCAAGAAATCCCGGCACCTGGGACTACAGCAACCTTCTGACATTCCTCACTATAAATCAAGCAAACTGGAGGACAGGGCTGCTGAGCCTGCTGGCCACATTACTCAGTCTGAGGAGCAAGTTCAGATTGAAACAGAAGTTGAATCTCCTCATGTGGGATACCAGTATGGTCAAGGGTCTGATGTGATCTCAAGAAGCTTGGCTGTGTCACAGCAGGAGCACGAATCACCCCGTTCTTCGAGTAAATCCAAGTCTTCAAAAGCAGATGAGCCGTATGCAAGCATGCCCTCAATTCTAGGTGTCATGGGAGGCTGGACTGAAg ATGATCTGCCCAGGATGAGGTTCAAGTGCCCGTTCTGTACTCACgtggtaaaaagaaaagcagacctAAAGCGTCACCTTCGCTGTCACACAGGAGAGCGCCCTTACCCTTGCGAGGCATGTGGGAAAAGATTTAGCAGGCTAGATCACCTAAGTAGCCATTTTCGAACA ATTCATCAGGCTTGTAAACCTATCTGCAGAAAGTGTAAACGCCACGTGACTGAGCTAACAGGACAAGTGGTCCAAGAGGGGACAAGACGTTACAGACTCTGTAATGAGTGCTTGGCTGAAGCTGGCATAGACAGTATTCGCATTGACTTGGAGGCTGAAGCACCCCTTGAATTTCCAGCAGATGGGGATAAGGATTCCAGGTGGCACTATGGGGAAGACAACAGATCTGATGTGGAGATTGTGGAGGATGGGTCATCCGACTTGGTCATTCAGCAGGTTGATGATAGTGAGGATGAAGCAGACGAAAAGGATGTAAAACCAAGCATTAGGTAG
- the ZBTB8A gene encoding zinc finger and BTB domain-containing protein 8A isoform X2: MEISSHQFHLLQQLNEQRRQDLFCDCNILVEGKVFKAHRNVLFASSGYFKMLLSQSSKETTQPTTATFQAFSPDTFTVILDFVYSGKLSLTGQNVIEVMSAASYLQMTDVISVCKTFIKSSLDISEKEKDRYFSLSDKEVNSNGVDRSCLYSAGWRAESSPPHSHLNPDQGTCMMGGNAWSNFNYYPASQRNAQQQLSKHDQRQDSIKKSRHLGLQQPSDIPHYKSSKLEDRAAEPAGHITQSEEQVQIETEVESPHVGYQYGQGSDVISRSLAVSQQEHESPRSSSKSKSSKADEPYASMPSILGVMGGWTEDDLPRMRFKCPFCTHVVKRKADLKRHLRCHTGERPYPCEIHQACKPICRKCKRHVTELTGQVVQEGTRRYRLCNECLAEAGIDSIRIDLEAEAPLEFPADGDKDSRWHYGEDNRSDVEIVEDGSSDLVIQQVDDSEDEADEKDVKPSIR; the protein is encoded by the exons ATGGAGATTTCTTCTCACCAGTTTCACCTCTTGCAGCAACTAAATGAGCAGCGCAGGCAGGACTTGTTCTGTGACTGCAATATCCTGGTGGAGGGAAAGGTCTTTAAAGCACACCGAAATGTGCTGTTTGCCAGCAGCGGGTATTTCAAAATGCTCCTTTCACAGAGTTCGAAGGAAACTACTCAGCCAACGACAGCCACCTTCCAGGCCTTTTCTCCTGACACATTTACGGTTATCCTAGATTTTGTGTATTCAGGCAAACTGTCCCTCACCGGTCAGAATGTCATCGAAGTCATGTCAGCAGCAAGCTATCTTCAGATGACCGATGTTATCAGCGTGTGTAAAACGTTCATTAAGTCTTCACTAGACATCAGTGAGAAGGAGAAGGATCGCTACTTCAGCCTGTCAGACAAAGAGGTAAATTCAAATGGCGTGGACCGATCCTGCTTGTACAGCGCTGGCTGGCGAGCAGAAAGCAGCCCCCCGCATTCCCACTTAAATCCAGATCAAGGGACTTGCATGATGGGTGGAAACGCTTGGAGCAATTTCAACTACTATCCTGCTTCTCAAAGAAATGCGCAGCAACAGCTGTCCAAACATGACCAAAGGCAGGATTCCATCAAGAAATCCCGGCACCTGGGACTACAGCAACCTTCTGACATTCCTCACTATAAATCAAGCAAACTGGAGGACAGGGCTGCTGAGCCTGCTGGCCACATTACTCAGTCTGAGGAGCAAGTTCAGATTGAAACAGAAGTTGAATCTCCTCATGTGGGATACCAGTATGGTCAAGGGTCTGATGTGATCTCAAGAAGCTTGGCTGTGTCACAGCAGGAGCACGAATCACCCCGTTCTTCGAGTAAATCCAAGTCTTCAAAAGCAGATGAGCCGTATGCAAGCATGCCCTCAATTCTAGGTGTCATGGGAGGCTGGACTGAAg ATGATCTGCCCAGGATGAGGTTCAAGTGCCCGTTCTGTACTCACgtggtaaaaagaaaagcagacctAAAGCGTCACCTTCGCTGTCACACAGGAGAGCGCCCTTACCCTTGCGAG ATTCATCAGGCTTGTAAACCTATCTGCAGAAAGTGTAAACGCCACGTGACTGAGCTAACAGGACAAGTGGTCCAAGAGGGGACAAGACGTTACAGACTCTGTAATGAGTGCTTGGCTGAAGCTGGCATAGACAGTATTCGCATTGACTTGGAGGCTGAAGCACCCCTTGAATTTCCAGCAGATGGGGATAAGGATTCCAGGTGGCACTATGGGGAAGACAACAGATCTGATGTGGAGATTGTGGAGGATGGGTCATCCGACTTGGTCATTCAGCAGGTTGATGATAGTGAGGATGAAGCAGACGAAAAGGATGTAAAACCAAGCATTAGGTAG